TGAATAAAAGGGATTTGCCTGCAAAATAGAATTTAATTGCATACTTTTAATAAAGTGGGGTGTAGTATGAAACTAACAGTTAAGTTTTATAAAGAGATTAACGATGAAGATTTAAAGTTTGCTGTAATTATGGCTAGATATGATAACAGATAGATTTTTTGTAAACATAAAGAAAGAGAAACTTATGAAATTCCTGGTGGTCATAGAGAAGTAGATGAAACTATATTAGATACAGCAAAACGTGAACTACAAGAAGAAACAGGAGCAATTGAGTTCGAAATTCAACCTATTTCAGTGTATTCAGTAACAGGGAAGAATCGTGTTAATAGTAATGGTAACGAAACTTTTGGAATGTTGTTTTATGCAGAAATCCATTCTTTTAAAGATATGTTAGAAGATGAAATTGAGAAGATTGAGTTTTTTAGTGACTTACCAAGTAATCTAACATATCCAGAGATTCAACCTTATTTATACAATAAAGTAGTTGGAATAAAGGGGAAAAAATGAGCGTAGTTAAATCATACTTTTTATA
The DNA window shown above is from Tissierella sp. Yu-01 and carries:
- a CDS encoding NUDIX domain-containing protein, whose product is MFCKHKERETYEIPGGHREVDETILDTAKRELQEETGAIEFEIQPISVYSVTGKNRVNSNGNETFGMLFYAEIHSFKDMLEDEIEKIEFFSDLPSNLTYPEIQPYLYNKVVGIKGKK